One window of the Zea mays cultivar B73 chromosome 3, Zm-B73-REFERENCE-NAM-5.0, whole genome shotgun sequence genome contains the following:
- the LOC100193590 gene encoding GTPase activating protein 1 — MLDHLVGLLKLRVVRGVNLAVRDLRSSDPYVVVRIGKQKLKTRVVKKSVNPEWDDELTLSIEDPAVPIRLEVFDKDTFVDDTMGNAEVDIRPLVEIVKMKLQDVADRTVVKKLVPNRQNCLAEESSIYISEGKVKQDMVVRLRNVESGEIELQLQWIDLPGSKGV; from the exons ATGCTGGACCATCTCGTCGGACTGCTGAAGCTGCGCGTGGTGAGGGGGGTGAACCTCGCCGTCCGCGACCTCCGATCCAGCGATCCCTACGTCGTCGTTCGCATCGGCAAACAG AAATTGAAGACACGGGTGGTAAAGAAGAGTGTCAATCCGGAATGGGACGACGAACTCACCCTCTCTATCGAAGACCCTGCTGTTCCTATTAGACTG GAAGTTTTTGACAAGGACACTTTCGTCGATGATACAATGGGTAATGCAGAGGTGGACATCCGCCCATTAGTCGAGATTGTGAAGATGAAACTCCAGGACGTTGCCGACAGAACCGTGGTAAAGAAACTGGTGCCCAACAGACAGAACTGCCTAGCCGAGGAGAGCTCGATATATATATCGGAGGGGAAGGTGAAGCAAGACATGGTTGTACGGCTGAGGAACGTAGAGAGCGGGGAAATAGAGCTCCAGCTTCAGTGGATCGACCTCCCTGGCTCTAAGGGTGTATGA